One window from the genome of Cyclobacterium amurskyense encodes:
- a CDS encoding amidohydrolase family protein, with protein MGFSKKKWVLLPLSILIFLGIAYWLIGEIQYRNNVMDVEEYEPISTLRVQEHLLTKAKFPFIDVHNHQITMPIQNLDDLVEEMDELNMAVMVNLSGFRGKYLEWSLDNVNEKYSDRFTLFMNIDFEKVDDEAWPNETLEMMEKSVELGVKGLKVYKSLGLTDTDKAGNRIKVDDPRLDPIWAKCGELGIPVLIHTGEPAAFWLPKDKNNERWLELKQYPSRYKNPEKNPSFEEVMAEQHNVFKKHPNTKFISAHLGWFGNDLERLGNLLNEMPNMYTELGAVLAELGRQPVTARAWLIDYQDRVLMGKDSYKKEEYYTYFRVLETSDEYFDYYRKRHAHWKMYGLALPDSVLQKIYYKNAIQLIPGIDESLFE; from the coding sequence ATGGGATTCTCCAAAAAGAAATGGGTGTTGTTACCCCTATCCATTTTGATTTTCTTGGGTATTGCCTATTGGTTGATAGGTGAAATCCAATACCGGAATAACGTAATGGATGTGGAAGAATATGAACCCATTTCTACGCTTAGAGTGCAAGAACACCTACTGACCAAAGCCAAATTCCCATTTATTGACGTTCACAATCATCAGATCACCATGCCCATTCAAAACCTGGACGATTTGGTAGAGGAAATGGATGAATTGAATATGGCGGTTATGGTCAATTTAAGTGGTTTTAGAGGGAAATACCTGGAATGGTCGCTGGACAATGTCAATGAAAAGTACAGCGATCGATTCACTCTTTTTATGAACATCGATTTTGAAAAAGTGGATGATGAAGCTTGGCCCAATGAAACCCTAGAGATGATGGAAAAGTCTGTGGAGTTGGGTGTAAAAGGCTTGAAAGTATATAAAAGTTTAGGCCTCACCGATACAGACAAGGCAGGGAATAGAATTAAAGTTGACGATCCACGCTTGGACCCTATCTGGGCCAAATGTGGGGAGTTGGGCATCCCCGTTTTAATACATACCGGTGAGCCTGCTGCTTTTTGGTTGCCCAAAGACAAAAACAATGAACGCTGGCTGGAACTCAAACAATATCCCAGTAGGTACAAAAACCCGGAAAAGAACCCTTCTTTTGAGGAAGTCATGGCCGAACAGCACAATGTCTTTAAGAAGCACCCCAATACTAAATTTATTTCTGCCCATCTGGGTTGGTTTGGCAATGACCTTGAGCGATTGGGAAATTTGCTCAATGAAATGCCCAATATGTATACGGAATTAGGAGCTGTTTTAGCCGAATTGGGCAGGCAACCTGTAACTGCGAGGGCTTGGTTGATTGATTACCAGGACAGGGTATTGATGGGGAAAGATAGTTACAAAAAAGAAGAGTATTACACCTATTTCAGGGTGCTGGAAACCAGTGATGAATATTTCGATTATTACCGAAAACGACATGCCCATTGGAAGATGTACGGCCTGGCCCTCCCCGATTCCGTCCTACAAAAAATCTATTACAAAAACGCCATTCAATTGATTCCAGGGATTGACGAGTCTTTGTTTGAATAG
- a CDS encoding DUF2911 domain-containing protein, which translates to MKKNILIGVGVVFILFVVWVVYGLFIATPVSPPTTTAYSEGGLEITIDYSQPSKKGRLIFGEEADDALQPYGKYWRLGANAATEITFNKDVTFGGKPVKAGTYSMYAVPGANAFKVTLNSETNIFFGVAEPDHELDVVTVDAPVQKTPSVVETFTIDVVTTKSGATINYSWDQTLFTVPVALQ; encoded by the coding sequence ATGAAAAAGAATATTTTAATTGGTGTCGGAGTGGTATTTATACTCTTTGTTGTCTGGGTTGTATATGGCTTATTCATTGCAACTCCTGTTAGTCCACCAACCACTACGGCATACAGCGAAGGTGGTTTGGAAATCACCATTGATTATAGTCAACCTTCAAAAAAAGGTAGACTTATTTTTGGTGAGGAAGCGGATGATGCACTTCAACCTTACGGGAAATACTGGAGGCTAGGTGCCAACGCTGCTACTGAAATCACTTTTAACAAGGACGTTACCTTTGGAGGTAAGCCTGTAAAAGCAGGGACATACAGCATGTATGCCGTTCCCGGAGCTAATGCCTTTAAAGTGACCTTAAACAGCGAAACAAATATTTTCTTTGGTGTGGCAGAGCCTGATCATGAATTGGATGTGGTGACGGTTGATGCACCAGTGCAAAAAACTCCTTCAGTAGTGGAGACATTTACCATAGACGTTGTTACCACTAAAAGCGGTGCTACCATTAATTATAGCTGGGATCAAACGCTATTTACCGTACCTGTAGCGCTACAATAA
- a CDS encoding outer membrane protein assembly factor BamB family protein, translated as MKAIILKKAKKQRGLLTYGMILCIPLLLGNGSCSEKQDIYSNWGIYKADGESTSYSPLDQINKENVSKLALAWVFEPNDTIAGARPQNSESNPIIIEDVLYTTSARGRLFAVDAGTGGLKWSFDPFNGERGGGIKRGVTYWEDGLDKRILFTGGDKLFAIDASTGMPIPEFGNAGKVDLNEGMRGDPDKISVIPTSPGIIFEDLLILGTEVSELYGAEPGHIRAYNVRTGELTWTFHTIPLPGEVGYESWPKDAWKYAGGANSWGGFSLDASRGVVYFSTGSPAYDYYGADRKGMNLFGNSVVAVNARTGAYIWHFQTVHHDLWDYDLPAPPNLITVEHEGRKIDAVAQTSKVGFIYLLDRETGKPLFPIEERPVPPSDIPGEEAWPTQPFPLKPAPYARQYLDESDLAHYSPESRDSLIQVFRSLRYEGIFTPPSVKGTLQFPGSRGGSSWGGAAFDASTGLLYVRSNDSPEIMRMKKVEPENAITNLSVFKQGESIYSTYCVSCHGRDKNGDEQGNPSLVGLKGRISEGDVLTKIKQGGGKMPSFSSVINDKAKEEAILAYLFENKSIGSPQQEKSLLDEINNNQNASIETQAVEGLNRYLNLTAYGYFRDSKGRPGIKPPWSLLHAINLNTGEYAWSVPLGNKPELQEGIQETGDTGSAGPTVTAGGLVFIAGTRDNKFRAFDKDTGEKHWEIDLPGFANANPSSYMVDGKQYIVLSVGGNSKNTAGSVMAFSLPD; from the coding sequence ATGAAAGCTATCATCTTAAAAAAGGCCAAAAAACAAAGAGGCTTGTTAACCTATGGAATGATACTCTGTATCCCCCTTCTATTAGGGAATGGAAGCTGTTCCGAAAAGCAGGATATCTATTCCAATTGGGGAATTTACAAAGCAGACGGGGAAAGCACTAGCTATTCTCCTCTTGATCAAATCAACAAGGAAAACGTATCTAAACTTGCTCTGGCATGGGTTTTTGAACCGAATGATACCATTGCAGGGGCCAGACCACAAAATAGCGAAAGCAACCCGATTATTATTGAAGATGTACTATACACCACCTCTGCCCGCGGACGGCTATTCGCAGTAGATGCAGGAACAGGCGGATTGAAGTGGAGTTTTGACCCTTTTAACGGGGAACGAGGAGGTGGAATCAAACGGGGAGTAACGTACTGGGAGGACGGTTTGGACAAACGCATTCTGTTTACCGGGGGCGATAAACTTTTTGCCATTGATGCATCCACCGGAATGCCAATCCCTGAATTTGGAAACGCAGGTAAGGTGGACTTAAACGAAGGCATGCGTGGCGATCCAGATAAAATCTCGGTAATACCCACTTCACCAGGAATTATTTTCGAAGATTTGTTGATTTTGGGTACAGAGGTTTCCGAGCTTTATGGTGCAGAACCAGGTCACATAAGGGCTTATAATGTGCGTACAGGAGAATTAACCTGGACTTTCCACACTATCCCTTTGCCAGGCGAAGTGGGTTATGAATCATGGCCAAAGGATGCATGGAAGTATGCTGGAGGTGCCAACAGTTGGGGAGGATTTAGTTTGGATGCATCTCGGGGAGTGGTCTATTTTTCTACAGGATCCCCTGCCTACGATTATTATGGTGCTGACCGCAAAGGAATGAACCTATTTGGCAACTCTGTAGTAGCGGTGAATGCCCGAACCGGAGCGTACATCTGGCACTTTCAAACTGTACATCACGACCTATGGGATTATGATTTGCCTGCGCCACCAAACCTGATTACGGTAGAACACGAAGGTCGAAAAATTGATGCTGTAGCCCAAACTTCCAAAGTAGGATTTATTTATTTATTGGATAGAGAAACGGGGAAACCATTGTTTCCCATTGAAGAAAGACCTGTTCCCCCCTCGGATATACCTGGCGAAGAGGCTTGGCCAACCCAGCCTTTTCCGCTAAAACCCGCTCCCTATGCCAGGCAATATTTAGACGAATCTGACCTAGCCCATTACTCGCCTGAATCTCGGGATTCTCTGATACAGGTATTTCGCTCTCTTCGCTATGAAGGGATTTTCACTCCGCCTTCCGTAAAGGGAACCTTGCAGTTTCCCGGTTCACGCGGAGGATCAAGCTGGGGAGGTGCTGCCTTCGATGCCTCTACTGGTCTCCTTTATGTGAGGTCAAATGATTCACCAGAAATCATGCGCATGAAAAAAGTGGAGCCTGAAAATGCCATCACCAACCTATCCGTTTTCAAACAGGGAGAGTCGATCTATTCCACTTATTGTGTTAGCTGTCATGGGCGGGACAAAAATGGAGACGAACAGGGTAACCCTTCCCTGGTTGGATTAAAAGGCAGAATTAGTGAAGGAGATGTGCTAACCAAAATTAAACAAGGAGGAGGTAAAATGCCAAGCTTTTCCAGTGTCATTAATGACAAAGCAAAGGAAGAAGCTATTCTGGCCTACCTCTTCGAGAATAAAAGTATAGGAAGCCCGCAGCAGGAAAAATCTTTGTTGGATGAAATCAATAACAATCAAAATGCATCTATAGAGACCCAAGCCGTAGAAGGACTAAATCGATACCTGAACCTTACCGCTTATGGATATTTCAGGGACTCAAAAGGAAGACCGGGAATTAAACCTCCCTGGAGTTTGCTTCATGCTATCAATTTAAATACAGGTGAATATGCCTGGAGCGTGCCATTAGGAAATAAGCCTGAGTTGCAGGAAGGGATACAGGAGACTGGCGATACGGGTTCCGCCGGACCCACGGTTACCGCAGGCGGACTGGTTTTTATAGCTGGCACTCGAGACAATAAATTTAGGGCCTTTGACAAGGATACAGGAGAAAAGCACTGGGAAATTGATTTACCGGGATTTGCCAATGCCAACCCAAGTAGCTATATGGTGGATGGCAAGCAATACATAGTACTTTCTGTCGGAGGTAATTCAAAAAATACGGCCGGATCCGTAATGGCGTTTTCATTGCCGGATTGA
- a CDS encoding c-type cytochrome: MARLMPVFRFSKVKLPLQNANNLLKTKQTMSRLQRLPKLVYTNFSTCYRHWNYIIFIVLLISFSCENKQDKLPAGDLDNGGLIIPGGFEALVVIDSAGPTRHITVNDNGDIYAKLRFSRDKKGGTIGMRDLNGDGKADSVVRFGDYESVGGSAVGVTIHNGYLYTSTVTQVLRNKLSPGELVPSSKTEVILTDTHPNVARNWHTTKPAAFDGKGNMYIPFGSPSDAGQDIEIYGPTGTPEGKGLDPSPEREMNAGVWKFDANKEGQFQSDGIKYATGLRSIVGMTWSPLDDQLYGVVNGIDNFHTLYPKLYSSWQAAVLPSEKLVKITEGADFGWPYAYYDHLQEKNVLSPGYGGDGKIIGRAADFDNPVVGFPGHWAPMDLHFYQGNQFPERYKKGVFVAFHGSTDRSPYPQAGFTVCFVPLDNGIAGDWEVFADGFAGVDTVENTGDAKYRPMGLAEGPDGSLYISDSNKGKIWRVMYKGNKKEFGEKQLDEMNQLTTNKTYIKTPVEGVDNLDKGSLLEGGILYNTYCATCHQRNGQGDNNRFPPLAQSERVVGDPEILVESILNGIQGEITVRGKTFNGYMPPHANILDDLAVASITTYIRSRWGNKASAITPSEVTKIRAKVVK, translated from the coding sequence ATGGCAAGACTGATGCCGGTTTTTAGGTTCAGTAAGGTTAAATTACCCCTTCAAAATGCTAACAACCTTTTAAAGACTAAACAAACCATGTCCCGCTTACAAAGATTACCCAAATTAGTTTATACGAATTTTTCCACTTGCTATAGGCATTGGAATTACATCATCTTCATCGTTTTACTAATCAGCTTTTCTTGTGAAAATAAGCAAGATAAATTACCTGCTGGTGACCTAGATAATGGTGGATTAATCATCCCTGGCGGATTTGAAGCCCTAGTGGTCATTGACAGCGCCGGTCCAACACGCCATATCACAGTCAATGACAATGGGGACATTTATGCCAAACTCCGCTTTTCAAGAGATAAAAAGGGAGGCACCATTGGTATGCGAGATCTCAATGGAGATGGAAAAGCAGACTCAGTTGTCCGCTTTGGAGACTATGAAAGTGTAGGAGGTTCTGCGGTGGGAGTTACCATCCACAATGGATACCTCTATACCAGTACAGTAACTCAGGTATTGAGAAATAAGTTAAGCCCTGGGGAATTAGTCCCAAGTAGCAAAACAGAAGTTATTCTCACCGATACGCATCCCAATGTAGCCAGAAACTGGCACACCACTAAGCCTGCTGCTTTTGATGGAAAGGGAAATATGTATATCCCATTCGGATCTCCTTCTGATGCAGGACAAGATATTGAAATCTATGGACCAACGGGTACCCCTGAAGGAAAGGGCTTGGATCCCAGTCCGGAACGCGAGATGAATGCAGGCGTCTGGAAGTTTGACGCTAATAAGGAGGGGCAATTTCAATCAGACGGTATTAAATATGCCACCGGACTTCGTAGCATTGTCGGCATGACCTGGAGTCCACTGGATGACCAACTTTATGGAGTAGTCAATGGAATAGATAATTTTCATACCCTGTATCCAAAATTATATTCATCTTGGCAAGCTGCAGTATTACCTTCCGAAAAATTAGTAAAAATAACTGAAGGAGCTGATTTTGGCTGGCCGTACGCCTATTATGATCATTTACAGGAGAAAAATGTTTTGTCCCCCGGATATGGAGGTGATGGCAAGATCATTGGCAGAGCTGCAGATTTTGATAATCCTGTAGTTGGGTTTCCGGGGCATTGGGCTCCTATGGATTTACATTTTTACCAAGGAAACCAATTTCCAGAAAGGTACAAAAAAGGTGTGTTCGTTGCTTTTCACGGTTCCACGGATCGATCTCCCTATCCGCAAGCTGGATTCACCGTCTGCTTTGTTCCTTTAGACAATGGGATAGCTGGTGATTGGGAAGTCTTTGCAGATGGGTTTGCCGGAGTAGATACAGTAGAAAATACTGGAGATGCTAAGTACAGGCCTATGGGCTTGGCCGAAGGCCCTGATGGCTCACTTTATATATCCGATTCGAACAAAGGAAAAATTTGGAGGGTCATGTACAAGGGGAACAAAAAGGAATTTGGAGAAAAGCAATTGGATGAAATGAACCAATTGACCACGAACAAAACCTATATCAAAACACCGGTAGAGGGAGTTGACAATTTGGATAAAGGCTCATTGCTTGAAGGAGGAATCCTTTACAATACTTATTGTGCTACCTGCCATCAAAGAAATGGGCAAGGAGACAACAACAGGTTTCCTCCCCTAGCCCAATCTGAGCGCGTTGTTGGGGATCCTGAAATACTTGTTGAATCAATTCTAAACGGCATTCAAGGCGAGATTACTGTTAGGGGAAAAACATTCAATGGGTATATGCCACCACACGCCAATATCCTGGATGATCTTGCGGTAGCTTCTATAACCACTTATATTCGAAGCAGGTGGGGAAACAAAGCCAGTGCCATCACTCCAAGTGAAGTCACCAAAATCAGGGCAAAAGTGGTAAAGTAA